One genomic window of Geodermatophilus sp. DSM 44513 includes the following:
- a CDS encoding glycerophosphodiester phosphodiesterase — MRRAHRRSAVLTAAVLAVPVLLAGPATATGSEDHAGRDHGHDRDDEAAAELLVIGHRGASGYRPEHTLASYELAARMGADYIEPDVVSTSDGVLVARHENEISGTTDVADRPEFADRQTTRVIDGVELTGWFTEDFTFAELRTLRAVERLPELREENTLYDGLYQVPTLDEVFELRAELSEELGREIGVYPETKHPTYFDSIGLSLEEPLVEDLHEAGLTGEDAPVFVQSFETANLRELDGVVDVPLVQLLSASGAPADLVAAGEDTTYADLSTAEGLAGIGEYADGVGPEKGQVIPREDDGTLGEPTSFVDDAHAADLLVHPYTFRNENEFLPADLRDAGEDPGDYGQAIEEHLAFWATGIDGMFTDNPDTGLVSRELFQD, encoded by the coding sequence GTGCGACGAGCCCACCGCCGTTCCGCCGTCCTCACCGCCGCGGTGCTCGCGGTGCCGGTGCTGCTGGCCGGTCCCGCCACCGCCACCGGCTCGGAGGACCACGCCGGCCGCGACCACGGCCACGACCGGGACGACGAGGCCGCCGCCGAGCTGCTGGTCATCGGCCACCGCGGCGCGTCGGGCTACCGGCCCGAGCACACGCTGGCGTCCTACGAGCTGGCCGCCCGGATGGGCGCGGACTACATCGAGCCCGACGTGGTCAGCACGTCGGACGGCGTGCTGGTCGCCCGGCACGAGAACGAGATCTCCGGGACGACCGACGTCGCCGACCGGCCCGAGTTCGCCGACCGGCAGACCACCCGGGTCATCGACGGCGTAGAGCTGACCGGCTGGTTCACCGAGGACTTCACCTTCGCCGAGCTGCGCACCCTGCGCGCGGTGGAGCGGCTGCCCGAGCTGCGCGAGGAGAACACCCTCTACGACGGGCTCTACCAGGTGCCCACCCTCGACGAGGTGTTCGAGCTGCGCGCGGAGCTGTCCGAGGAGCTGGGCCGCGAGATCGGCGTCTACCCCGAGACCAAGCACCCGACCTACTTCGACTCCATCGGGTTGTCGCTGGAGGAGCCGCTGGTCGAGGACCTGCACGAGGCAGGCCTGACCGGCGAGGACGCGCCGGTGTTCGTCCAGTCCTTCGAGACGGCGAACCTGCGCGAGCTGGACGGGGTCGTCGACGTGCCGCTGGTGCAGCTGCTGTCGGCGTCCGGTGCGCCTGCGGACCTGGTGGCCGCCGGCGAGGACACGACCTACGCCGACCTGTCCACCGCCGAGGGGCTGGCCGGGATCGGCGAGTACGCCGACGGCGTCGGGCCGGAGAAGGGGCAGGTCATCCCGCGGGAGGACGACGGCACGCTGGGCGAGCCGACGTCCTTCGTCGACGACGCGCACGCCGCCGACCTGCTGGTGCACCCCTACACCTTCCGCAACGAGAACGAGTTCCTCCCCGCCGACCTGCGCGACGCGGGCGAGGACCCGGGCGACTACGGCCAGGCGATCGAGGAGCACCTCGCGTTCTGGGCGACCGGCATCGACGGCATGTTCACCGACAACCCCGACACCGGCCTGGTCTCCCGGGAGCTGTTCCAGGACTAG
- a CDS encoding DUF5994 family protein: MRTTLQTLAAEGHRGGIDVRVSLRSDAGSGDPAFDGAWFPRSRDLAVELPELIAALDKRGLHVERFTYSLDAWTPAPRKVVVGGRVVRTGGFRSMDAGVVCLTWAGGTRRADLLVVPPETDVITGARALRLCTRRGLPRSPQMVLAAARSTPLPQVPGLPYTRAV, translated from the coding sequence ATGAGGACCACCCTGCAGACGCTGGCAGCCGAGGGACACCGGGGCGGGATCGACGTCCGGGTCAGCCTGCGCAGCGACGCGGGGTCCGGCGACCCGGCCTTCGACGGTGCCTGGTTCCCGCGCAGCCGCGACCTCGCCGTCGAGCTGCCCGAGCTGATCGCGGCACTGGACAAGCGCGGGCTGCACGTCGAGCGCTTCACCTACTCCCTGGACGCGTGGACCCCGGCACCGCGCAAGGTCGTCGTCGGCGGCCGGGTGGTGCGCACCGGCGGCTTCCGCAGCATGGACGCCGGCGTGGTGTGCCTGACCTGGGCCGGCGGCACCCGCCGCGCCGACCTGCTGGTCGTCCCCCCGGAGACCGACGTCATCACCGGCGCGCGGGCCCTGCGGCTGTGCACCCGCCGCGGACTGCCGCGCTCCCCGCAGATGGTGCTGGCCGCCGCCCGGTCGACGCCCCTGCCGCAGGTGCCGGGCCTGCCCTACACGCGGGCGGTCTGA
- the typA gene encoding translational GTPase TypA produces the protein MPTRDDLRNVAIIAHVDHGKTTLVDALLRQAGALGRAKGEGTDNDSTQDRVMDSMDLERERGITILAKNTAIHLADENGNPVVVNIVDTPGHADFGGEVERGLSMVDGVVLLVDSSEGPLPQTRFVLRKALGKKLPVILVVNKTDRSDARIGEVVDETYELFMELLEDSGMDVDTLDFPIVYSNGKTGQASLTRPADGTSPDSPDLAPLVKTLLDTIPAPVYDAEEPLRAQVTNLDASPYLGRLALLRIHSGTMKSGQQVAWCRTDGTIKNVKITELLVTEGLTRTPAESAGPGELVAIAGIEDVMIGDTLADPNDPRPLPPLTVDEPSISITIGINTSPLSGKSGKKLTARLIKNRLDQELVGNVSVRMLPTDRPDTWEMQGRGELALAILVEQLRREEFELTVGRPTVVTKEIDGKLHEPVERVTIDTPGEYVGTLTQALAVRRARLENLVHHDTGWARLEYICPSRGLIGFRTEFLTETRGTGVLNHNLEGYEPWLGDMRARPTGSLVADRQGLATTYSMFSLQERGQLMVQPGTEVYEGMIVGENSRPDDMDVNITKEKKLTNMRKSTSEELERLIPPRVLNLEQALEFCAEDECVEVTPATVRIRKVVLDQTERGKAKNRKPKL, from the coding sequence ATGCCCACCCGCGACGACCTGCGCAACGTGGCCATCATCGCCCACGTCGACCACGGCAAGACCACCCTGGTCGACGCCCTCCTCCGCCAGGCCGGCGCCCTCGGGCGGGCCAAGGGCGAGGGGACGGACAACGACTCCACGCAGGACCGCGTCATGGACTCGATGGACCTCGAGCGCGAGCGCGGCATCACCATCCTGGCCAAGAACACCGCGATCCACCTGGCCGACGAGAACGGCAACCCCGTCGTCGTCAACATCGTCGACACCCCCGGCCACGCCGACTTCGGCGGCGAGGTCGAGCGCGGCCTGTCGATGGTCGACGGCGTCGTGCTGCTGGTGGACTCCTCCGAGGGCCCGCTGCCGCAGACCCGCTTCGTGCTGCGCAAGGCGCTGGGCAAGAAGCTGCCGGTGATCCTGGTGGTCAACAAGACCGACCGCTCCGACGCCCGCATCGGCGAGGTGGTCGACGAGACCTACGAGCTGTTCATGGAGCTGCTCGAGGACTCCGGCATGGACGTCGACACCCTCGACTTCCCGATCGTCTACAGCAACGGCAAGACCGGGCAGGCCTCGCTCACCCGGCCGGCCGACGGCACCTCCCCGGACAGCCCGGACCTCGCGCCGCTGGTGAAGACCCTGCTGGACACGATCCCCGCGCCGGTCTACGACGCCGAGGAGCCGCTGCGCGCGCAGGTCACCAACCTCGACGCCTCGCCCTACCTCGGCCGGCTGGCGCTGCTGCGCATCCACTCCGGGACGATGAAGAGCGGCCAGCAGGTCGCCTGGTGCCGGACGGACGGCACGATCAAGAACGTCAAGATCACCGAGCTGCTCGTCACCGAGGGCCTCACCCGCACCCCGGCGGAGAGTGCCGGTCCCGGTGAGCTGGTCGCCATCGCCGGCATCGAGGACGTCATGATCGGCGACACCCTCGCCGACCCGAACGACCCCCGCCCGCTGCCGCCGCTGACCGTGGACGAGCCGTCGATCTCCATCACCATCGGCATCAACACCTCGCCGCTGTCGGGCAAGTCGGGCAAGAAGCTGACCGCCCGGCTGATCAAGAACCGCCTCGACCAGGAGCTGGTCGGCAACGTCTCGGTGCGCATGCTGCCCACCGACCGCCCCGACACCTGGGAGATGCAGGGCCGCGGCGAGCTGGCGCTGGCGATCCTGGTCGAGCAGCTGCGCCGCGAGGAGTTCGAGCTCACCGTCGGCCGCCCGACCGTCGTGACCAAGGAGATCGACGGCAAGTTGCACGAGCCGGTCGAGCGGGTCACCATCGACACGCCCGGGGAGTACGTCGGCACGCTCACCCAGGCGCTGGCCGTGCGGCGGGCGCGGCTGGAGAACCTGGTGCACCACGACACCGGCTGGGCGCGGCTGGAGTACATCTGCCCGTCGCGCGGCCTGATCGGTTTCCGCACCGAGTTCCTCACCGAGACCCGCGGCACCGGCGTCCTGAACCACAACCTGGAGGGCTACGAGCCCTGGCTCGGCGACATGCGGGCCCGTCCCACCGGTTCGCTGGTGGCCGACCGGCAGGGACTGGCGACGACGTACTCGATGTTCTCCCTGCAGGAGCGCGGCCAGCTGATGGTCCAGCCCGGCACCGAGGTGTACGAGGGCATGATCGTCGGTGAGAACTCCCGTCCGGACGACATGGACGTGAACATCACCAAGGAGAAGAAGCTCACCAACATGCGCAAGTCCACCTCCGAGGAGCTGGAGCGGCTCATCCCGCCGCGGGTGCTCAACCTGGAGCAGGCGCTGGAGTTCTGCGCCGAGGACGAGTGCGTGGAGGTCACCCCGGCCACCGTGCGCATCCGCAAGGTGGTCCTCGACCAGACCGAGCGCGGCAAGGCCAAGAACCGCAAGCCCAAGCTGTAG
- a CDS encoding NAD-dependent epimerase/dehydratase family protein, whose amino-acid sequence MRLLVLGGTHFLGRHVVDAALDRGHEVATFTRGVSGDPPTGARALHGDRDDPGALEAALDGWAPELVVDTSCQSRAAARNAAAVLGGVRGYAFVSSLNAYATWPPGPIGPEDGEPTWQTDDEEYGPVKAHAERVLAAAVPGRFLTARAGLITGPYDPLHRLGWWLERIARGGRVVVPAEGLDQPIALVDARDLAGWLVDAAARGDTGAVNATGPVGTTTLGGLLALCREVTGGDAEWVPVPEADLLAAGVEPWQHLPLWLPAETARTAWDVDTTRARQLGLPSRPLGETVTDTWAWLRSAPRPPVPTGRPAPGLPADLEAALLAGPGAPR is encoded by the coding sequence ATGCGACTGCTGGTCCTCGGCGGCACCCACTTCCTCGGCCGGCACGTGGTCGACGCCGCGCTCGACCGCGGCCACGAGGTGGCCACGTTCACCCGCGGCGTCTCCGGTGACCCGCCCACCGGTGCGCGGGCGCTGCACGGTGACCGCGACGACCCCGGCGCGCTGGAGGCGGCGCTGGACGGCTGGGCGCCGGAGCTCGTCGTCGACACCTCCTGCCAAAGCCGGGCGGCCGCCCGCAACGCCGCCGCCGTGCTCGGCGGCGTCCGCGGCTACGCCTTCGTCAGCAGCCTGAACGCCTACGCGACCTGGCCGCCCGGGCCGATCGGCCCCGAGGACGGCGAGCCGACCTGGCAGACCGACGACGAGGAGTACGGGCCGGTCAAGGCGCACGCCGAGCGGGTGCTCGCGGCGGCGGTGCCCGGCCGGTTCCTCACCGCGCGGGCCGGGCTGATCACGGGCCCGTACGACCCGCTGCACCGGCTCGGCTGGTGGCTGGAGCGGATCGCCCGCGGCGGGCGCGTGGTCGTGCCCGCGGAGGGCCTGGACCAGCCCATCGCCCTCGTCGACGCGCGCGACCTCGCCGGCTGGCTGGTGGACGCGGCCGCTCGCGGCGACACCGGGGCCGTCAACGCCACCGGCCCGGTCGGCACGACCACGCTCGGCGGCCTGCTCGCCCTCTGCCGCGAGGTGACCGGGGGCGACGCGGAGTGGGTGCCGGTACCGGAGGCCGACCTGCTGGCGGCCGGGGTGGAGCCGTGGCAGCACCTGCCGCTGTGGCTGCCTGCCGAGACCGCCCGCACGGCATGGGACGTCGACACCACCCGGGCGCGGCAGCTCGGGCTGCCCAGCCGGCCGCTGGGGGAGACGGTCACCGACACGTGGGCGTGGCTGCGGTCCGCGCCGCGACCGCCGGTGCCGACCGGCCGTCCCGCCCCCGGGCTGCCCGCGGACCTGGAGGCCGCGCTGCTGGCCGGCCCGGGCGCGCCCCGATGA
- a CDS encoding TrkA family potassium uptake protein, giving the protein MDGDRDAVTEHTGVRLAHVELSPFRQVWRRVVIAAAVLLATVLIVWLDRDGYRDGDEIGITLLDAFYYATVSLSTTGYGDITPITPGSRLVNILVITPLRVMFLIVLIGTTLEALTTRTREEFRIRRWRSTVRQHVIVCGYGTKGRSAIRSLHASGTPLDHIVVVDPDPRAIEEANSLGLTGIVGDASRTDVLRRASIERARAVIVAANRDDASVLITLTVRQLNPGVPLTTSVREEENAQLLRQSGADTVITTSATAGRLLGLSTDAPRVVATVEDLVTGGQGLDLHQRRVAAGEVGLSPRQLRDVVLSVTRGGRTLRFDDPLIGTLETEDVLVVVRSNRPGGRSAAPVEQGSRPR; this is encoded by the coding sequence GTGGACGGCGACAGGGACGCGGTGACCGAGCACACCGGGGTGCGCCTGGCGCACGTCGAGCTCTCCCCGTTCCGCCAGGTGTGGCGCCGGGTGGTCATCGCCGCGGCGGTGCTGCTGGCCACGGTCCTCATCGTCTGGCTGGACCGGGACGGCTACCGGGACGGCGACGAGATCGGCATCACCCTGCTGGACGCCTTCTACTACGCGACCGTCAGCCTCTCCACGACCGGCTACGGCGACATCACGCCGATCACGCCGGGCTCGCGGCTGGTCAACATCCTGGTCATCACGCCGCTGCGCGTCATGTTCCTGATCGTGCTCATCGGGACCACCCTGGAGGCGCTGACCACGCGCACCCGCGAGGAGTTCCGCATCCGACGCTGGAGGTCCACCGTGCGCCAGCACGTGATCGTGTGCGGCTACGGCACCAAGGGGCGCAGCGCCATCCGGTCGCTGCACGCCAGCGGCACGCCGCTGGACCACATCGTCGTGGTCGACCCCGACCCGCGGGCGATCGAGGAGGCCAACTCCCTCGGGCTCACCGGCATCGTCGGGGACGCCAGCCGCACCGACGTGCTGCGGCGGGCGTCGATCGAGCGGGCGCGGGCGGTCATCGTGGCGGCCAACCGGGACGACGCGTCGGTGCTCATCACGCTGACCGTCCGCCAGCTCAACCCGGGCGTGCCGCTCACGACGTCGGTGCGCGAGGAGGAGAACGCCCAGCTGCTGCGCCAGTCCGGCGCGGACACGGTGATCACGACCTCGGCCACGGCCGGGCGGCTGCTGGGGCTGTCCACCGACGCGCCCCGGGTCGTGGCCACCGTCGAGGACCTGGTCACCGGCGGGCAGGGGCTGGACCTGCACCAGCGGCGGGTCGCCGCCGGCGAGGTGGGCCTGAGCCCGCGGCAGCTGCGCGACGTCGTCCTGTCGGTGACCCGGGGCGGGCGCACGCTGCGCTTCGACGACCCGCTCATCGGCACGCTGGAGACCGAGGACGTGCTCGTCGTCGTCCGCTCCAACCGGCCGGGCGGGCGCTCTGCCGCTCCGGTCGAGCAGGGCAGTCGCCCCCGTTAG
- a CDS encoding magnesium and cobalt transport protein CorA, whose translation MVDRRRAPLTALTTLTRRPRPPVTLAPVPPPAPEPPPPRPAVIVDNAVYSAGRRVATPESPLESHQCLVEDDERLAWLGLYRPEPRELGELAELFDLPELAVEDAITAHQRPKFERYGSTLFVVLKAARYLDAAEEVEFGELHLFLGTNFAITVRHSESPDLSRVRRRLESEPDLLAKGSEAVLYAILDAVVDGYSPVVAGLANDIDEIETQVFGGDPRVSRRIYELSQEVLEFQRAARPLGGILAAITAGFDKYGVDEELRSYLRDVEDHVVQVNERVEAFRLQLRDILTVNATLVAQRQNEEIRELTEASIGQGEEVKKISAWAAILFAPTLVGTVYGMNFEVMPELGWTYGYPMAVVMMLGVSVVLYAVFKRRDWI comes from the coding sequence GTGGTCGACCGCCGCCGTGCGCCGCTCACCGCCCTGACCACCCTCACCCGCCGCCCCCGGCCGCCGGTGACCCTCGCCCCCGTGCCGCCGCCCGCGCCGGAGCCCCCGCCCCCGCGGCCCGCGGTGATCGTCGACAACGCCGTCTACTCCGCCGGGCGCCGGGTGGCCACGCCCGAGTCGCCGCTGGAGAGCCACCAGTGCCTCGTCGAGGACGACGAGCGCCTGGCCTGGCTGGGCCTCTACCGGCCCGAGCCGCGCGAGCTCGGCGAGCTGGCCGAGTTGTTCGACCTGCCCGAGCTCGCCGTCGAGGACGCGATCACCGCCCACCAGCGGCCCAAATTCGAGCGGTACGGCAGCACGCTGTTCGTCGTCCTCAAGGCCGCGCGGTACCTGGACGCGGCCGAGGAGGTCGAGTTCGGCGAGCTGCACCTGTTCCTCGGCACCAACTTCGCGATCACCGTGCGGCACAGCGAGTCCCCGGACCTCTCCCGGGTGCGCCGCCGGCTGGAGAGCGAGCCGGACCTGCTGGCCAAGGGCAGCGAGGCAGTCCTCTACGCGATCCTGGACGCCGTCGTCGACGGGTACTCCCCGGTCGTCGCGGGCCTGGCCAACGACATCGACGAGATCGAGACCCAGGTGTTCGGCGGGGACCCGCGGGTGTCACGGCGCATCTACGAGCTGTCCCAGGAGGTGCTGGAGTTCCAGCGCGCCGCCCGGCCGCTGGGCGGCATCCTGGCCGCGATCACCGCCGGGTTCGACAAGTACGGCGTCGACGAGGAGCTGCGCAGCTACCTGCGCGACGTCGAGGACCACGTGGTGCAGGTCAACGAGCGGGTGGAGGCCTTCCGGCTGCAGCTGCGCGACATCCTCACCGTCAACGCCACCCTGGTGGCCCAGCGGCAGAACGAGGAGATCCGCGAGCTCACCGAGGCCTCGATCGGGCAGGGCGAGGAGGTCAAGAAGATCTCCGCCTGGGCGGCCATCCTGTTCGCCCCCACGCTGGTGGGCACCGTGTACGGGATGAACTTCGAGGTGATGCCCGAGCTCGGGTGGACCTACGGCTACCCGATGGCGGTGGTGATGATGCTCGGCGTGAGCGTCGTGCTCTACGCCGTCTTCAAGCGCCGCGATTGGATTTGA
- a CDS encoding NAD(P)-dependent alcohol dehydrogenase: MPVVVDVPEPPAPTGDRLLLRVEASSVNGTDLGAFGGGLTAAVVRRVSHPGFDVAGEVLSCGPEVTAFAPGDRVMALLGHSGGGQAERVVFRQEQAARVPVSCSAAEAASLPLAGLTALQALYGRAALRARRSPRVLVVGASGGIGAAAVQLARLVGAHVTGVASGRKLDFVAGLGAQELVDRHEREVTALGRRFDVVLDTPGRLLAAAARPLLADDGVFVTTRGAGPDSVRELVPGRLRRGGPAFATVRTRPRSADLAHLAALVDGGDLRPVVDRVFPLAQVEEAYRHVRGAATGKVVVATSAVPVG, translated from the coding sequence GTGCCGGTGGTGGTGGACGTCCCCGAGCCGCCCGCACCGACCGGCGACCGGTTGCTGCTGCGCGTGGAGGCGTCCAGCGTCAACGGCACCGACCTGGGGGCGTTCGGCGGGGGCCTGACGGCCGCCGTCGTCCGCCGGGTCAGCCACCCGGGCTTCGACGTGGCCGGCGAGGTCCTGTCCTGCGGCCCGGAGGTGACCGCCTTCGCCCCCGGCGACCGGGTGATGGCCCTGCTCGGGCACTCCGGCGGCGGCCAGGCCGAGCGGGTGGTGTTCCGGCAGGAGCAGGCCGCCCGCGTCCCCGTCTCCTGCTCGGCGGCCGAGGCCGCCTCGCTGCCCCTGGCCGGGCTGACCGCGCTGCAGGCGCTCTACGGGCGGGCGGCGCTGCGCGCCCGCCGCTCCCCCCGGGTGCTGGTCGTCGGCGCCTCCGGCGGCATCGGCGCCGCCGCCGTGCAGCTGGCCCGCCTGGTCGGCGCCCACGTCACCGGCGTGGCCAGCGGTCGGAAGCTGGACTTCGTCGCCGGGCTCGGCGCCCAGGAGCTGGTCGACCGGCACGAGCGGGAGGTCACCGCCCTGGGGCGCCGCTTCGACGTCGTCCTCGACACCCCGGGACGGCTGTTGGCCGCCGCCGCCCGCCCCCTGCTGGCCGACGACGGGGTGTTCGTCACCACGCGCGGCGCGGGGCCGGACTCCGTGCGCGAGCTGGTGCCCGGCCGGCTGCGGCGGGGCGGGCCCGCCTTCGCCACGGTGCGCACCCGGCCCCGGTCGGCGGACCTCGCCCACCTGGCCGCCCTGGTCGACGGCGGGGACCTGCGGCCGGTGGTGGACCGCGTCTTCCCCCTCGCGCAGGTCGAGGAGGCCTACCGCCACGTCCGGGGTGCGGCCACCGGCAAGGTCGTCGTCGCGACGTCGGCCGTGCCGGTCGGCTGA
- a CDS encoding DsbA family oxidoreductase produces MEIWSDVVCPWCHIGKRRFEAALARFPHRAAVEVQWRSFELDPGARSAPAGEPAAPTQYAERLARKYGTSVLGAQQMIDTMTQQAAAEGLDFRFDRAVQANTFDAHQVIHLAGERGVQDAVKERLLTAYFSEGEAVGDRETLVRLAAEAGLDADEVRAALADQRHAGAVRADEAEASALGISGVPFFVVDRRYGVNGAQPAEALLQVLERAWAERAPLIPVVSGGDGAVCGPDGCTV; encoded by the coding sequence GTGGAGATCTGGTCCGACGTCGTCTGTCCCTGGTGCCACATCGGCAAGCGCCGCTTCGAGGCCGCGCTGGCACGCTTCCCGCACCGCGCCGCGGTCGAGGTGCAGTGGCGGTCCTTCGAGCTGGACCCCGGCGCCCGGTCGGCCCCCGCGGGTGAGCCCGCCGCGCCGACGCAGTACGCCGAGCGGCTGGCCCGCAAGTACGGGACGTCCGTGCTCGGCGCCCAGCAGATGATCGACACGATGACCCAGCAGGCCGCCGCCGAGGGGCTGGACTTCCGCTTCGACCGGGCGGTGCAGGCCAACACCTTCGACGCCCACCAGGTCATCCACCTGGCCGGCGAGCGCGGGGTGCAGGACGCCGTCAAGGAGCGGCTGCTGACCGCCTACTTCAGCGAGGGCGAGGCCGTCGGCGACCGGGAGACCCTCGTCCGGCTGGCCGCCGAGGCCGGGCTGGACGCCGACGAGGTGCGGGCCGCACTGGCCGACCAGCGCCACGCCGGGGCGGTCCGGGCCGACGAGGCCGAGGCGTCGGCGCTGGGCATCAGCGGCGTGCCGTTCTTCGTCGTCGACCGCAGGTACGGCGTCAACGGCGCCCAGCCCGCCGAGGCGCTGCTGCAGGTGCTCGAGCGCGCGTGGGCGGAGCGGGCGCCGCTCATCCCGGTGGTCAGCGGCGGCGACGGTGCCGTCTGCGGCCCGGACGGCTGCACCGTCTAG
- a CDS encoding aldose epimerase family protein has protein sequence MPGQLPRPSRTTRRRALAAVLGAGLLAAALAAPAGATGGDGRHGGGGGGGGPSTSVEPFGTTPDGAAVERWTLSNGDTTMRVLTYGGVIQTLEVPDAAGEAGNVVLGFADLAGYLSEDDPYFGSLIGRYGNRIAEGRFTLDGTTYQLPVNDGPNTLHGGPGGFSERVWTATDVSDRDAAALQLRLVSEDGDEGFPGTLTTTVTYRLEAGPRLTVHYQATTDAPTVLNLTQHTYWNLAGEGSGDVYDHELQLDASGYTPVDETLIPTGEVAPVEGTPFDFREPTPIGARIRAADEQVLFGQGYDHNWVLDRTDDGAREGSDSEDALAQAAVLHDPASGRTLTVSTTEPGIQFYSGNFLDGTLVGTGGGVYRQGDGLALETQHFPDSPNQPQFPSTVLRPGEVYDSTTVFQITS, from the coding sequence GTGCCCGGACAGCTGCCCCGCCCGTCCCGCACCACGCGCCGCCGTGCGCTGGCCGCCGTCCTCGGAGCCGGCCTGCTGGCCGCCGCCCTCGCCGCACCGGCGGGCGCGACCGGTGGCGACGGGCGGCACGGCGGCGGCGGTGGCGGTGGCGGTCCGAGCACGAGTGTCGAGCCGTTCGGCACCACTCCCGACGGCGCGGCGGTCGAGCGCTGGACCCTGAGCAACGGCGACACCACGATGCGCGTGCTCACCTACGGCGGCGTCATCCAGACCCTCGAGGTGCCGGACGCCGCAGGCGAGGCGGGCAACGTCGTCCTCGGCTTCGCCGACCTCGCCGGCTACCTCTCCGAGGACGACCCCTACTTCGGGTCGCTCATCGGCCGCTACGGCAACCGCATCGCCGAGGGCCGCTTCACCCTGGACGGGACGACGTACCAGCTGCCGGTCAACGACGGCCCGAACACCCTGCACGGCGGGCCCGGGGGCTTCTCCGAGCGGGTCTGGACCGCCACCGACGTCAGCGACCGCGACGCGGCCGCCCTGCAGCTGCGGCTGGTCAGCGAGGACGGCGACGAGGGCTTCCCCGGCACGCTGACCACGACGGTCACCTACCGCCTGGAGGCCGGACCGCGGCTGACCGTGCACTACCAGGCCACCACCGACGCCCCGACGGTGCTCAACCTGACCCAGCACACCTACTGGAACCTGGCCGGCGAGGGCTCCGGCGACGTCTACGACCACGAGCTGCAGCTGGACGCGAGCGGCTACACCCCGGTCGACGAGACGCTGATCCCCACCGGCGAGGTCGCCCCCGTCGAGGGCACGCCGTTCGACTTCCGCGAGCCCACGCCGATCGGCGCGCGGATCCGCGCGGCCGACGAGCAGGTCCTGTTCGGGCAGGGCTACGACCACAACTGGGTGCTGGACCGCACCGACGACGGCGCGCGGGAGGGCTCCGACAGCGAGGACGCCCTCGCGCAGGCCGCGGTGCTGCACGACCCGGCCAGCGGCCGGACCCTGACCGTCTCCACCACCGAGCCGGGCATCCAGTTCTACTCGGGCAACTTCCTCGACGGCACGCTCGTGGGCACCGGCGGCGGGGTCTACCGGCAGGGCGACGGGCTGGCCCTGGAGACCCAGCACTTCCCCGACTCGCCCAACCAGCCGCAGTTCCCGTCGACCGTGCTGCGCCCCGGCGAGGTGTACGACAGCACCACGGTCTTCCAGATCACGTCCTGA
- a CDS encoding MarR family winged helix-turn-helix transcriptional regulator encodes MTSDVSTSSRDAGADAGWPRWLDADEQRAWRAWLYSNQLLADRLDRELTHGTGISHAYYEILVALSETEGRMMRMSELADRCLSSRSRLSHAVARLEERGWVRRQVCPEDGRGQLAVLTDDGFAALEAAAPVHVESVRRHLFDQLTPEQVAAMRDLGETLLRHLGPR; translated from the coding sequence ATGACCTCCGACGTGTCGACGTCCTCCCGGGACGCCGGCGCCGATGCCGGCTGGCCCCGCTGGCTCGACGCCGACGAACAGCGGGCCTGGCGCGCGTGGCTCTACAGCAACCAGCTGCTCGCCGACCGGCTGGACCGGGAGCTCACCCACGGCACAGGCATCTCGCACGCCTACTACGAGATCCTCGTCGCCCTGTCGGAGACCGAGGGCCGGATGATGCGGATGAGCGAGCTGGCCGACCGCTGCCTGTCCTCGCGCAGCCGGCTGTCGCACGCGGTCGCCCGGCTGGAGGAGCGCGGCTGGGTGCGCCGCCAGGTGTGCCCGGAGGACGGCCGCGGGCAGCTCGCCGTCCTCACCGACGACGGGTTCGCCGCGCTGGAGGCGGCCGCGCCGGTGCACGTGGAGAGCGTGCGCCGGCACCTGTTCGACCAGCTCACCCCCGAGCAGGTCGCGGCGATGCGCGACCTCGGCGAGACGCTGCTGCGCCACCTCGGCCCCCGCTGA